One Paenibacillus sp. FSL W8-0186 genomic window carries:
- a CDS encoding helix-turn-helix domain-containing protein, protein MKMNWYYRTILSYAPILFVIISSMIFIIFLVLNNASEKKYKETNNAILNRMVFNLDANLMLIERNVVSKLLMDNDIQEYFSDRPKHAVDDFMLQKKIIELSLALPFSNTIYMYNEDEQRIISDLGSYALDSFGDREFLMFNYDKKESTDWHDPRLFAYAAFDEDKQKVVSLVKFAYTGDEVRGAFVVNVYQRSFMDYLNSLNESDSNSVLLLEDDDNAPQALDSGADMIMVQSDYTGWRFVSQGVYDSGYNILSLFSSVWMFILIFIILLALVGFTIVTHMHYKPIHSIMEKVGQFSNRKSEELGIKGANNEFTFIEMALDHLLKRSLDYENLHKEDCLLRQQRLFRDLLAGHLYLTDEEFKQKLADLSLPEAYDRLGVIVVEIDHYSGFTDKYKVKDQHLLKFIIESAFRDLGQNHHSFVWDVWMEPHRIAFVIQHIAADPRSSKTTSAYAEEFQKWINQHLELTITIGVGADSDSIETVADSYRNAHDNVELKMIFGTNTIIDNRKSAGKLSLDNYVYLQALDQAVQSFRMNESDWREKLTQIFTELRKMRFMKQDMTGLVNIFAKRMDQTVNALSANIQQIWKQDFQHRFAHLNETAETLDEFEYQFMGIMAMFEACVDEDRQARRHHSIAMQAKGYIDAHFADPDLSLARVSDIFKLQPSALSLLFKEELGEKFVDYVLKIRMQQAKRLLIETEDSIQSIAEQIGYQNVNSFYRAFKKLQDVPPGEFRNMYRTI, encoded by the coding sequence ATGAAAATGAACTGGTATTATCGAACGATTCTTTCATATGCTCCTATTCTCTTCGTCATCATTTCCTCGATGATCTTTATTATTTTCCTTGTATTGAATAATGCCTCTGAGAAGAAGTACAAGGAGACCAACAACGCGATCTTGAATCGTATGGTCTTTAATCTGGATGCCAATTTGATGTTAATTGAACGCAATGTAGTCAGCAAATTGTTAATGGATAACGATATCCAGGAGTATTTTTCCGATCGGCCCAAGCATGCTGTAGATGATTTCATGCTGCAGAAGAAAATTATCGAATTAAGTCTAGCCCTGCCTTTTTCCAATACAATTTATATGTACAATGAGGACGAGCAGCGGATTATTTCGGATCTTGGCTCGTATGCGCTGGACTCTTTTGGCGATCGTGAATTTTTAATGTTTAACTATGACAAGAAAGAGTCGACGGACTGGCATGACCCGCGCTTATTCGCCTATGCAGCTTTTGACGAAGACAAGCAGAAGGTTGTCTCGCTTGTGAAGTTCGCCTATACGGGGGATGAAGTACGTGGTGCCTTTGTCGTAAATGTGTACCAGCGATCTTTTATGGACTATCTTAACTCGCTAAATGAAAGCGATTCCAATTCAGTGCTGCTATTAGAAGACGATGATAATGCCCCACAGGCTTTGGACAGCGGGGCGGACATGATTATGGTTCAATCTGATTATACGGGCTGGAGGTTTGTTTCCCAGGGGGTATATGATAGCGGTTATAACATCTTGTCTCTCTTCTCTAGTGTATGGATGTTTATTCTAATCTTTATCATTTTATTGGCATTGGTCGGCTTTACCATCGTAACGCATATGCACTACAAGCCGATTCATTCCATTATGGAAAAGGTAGGCCAGTTTTCGAACCGAAAAAGTGAGGAGCTGGGCATCAAGGGGGCGAATAATGAGTTCACTTTTATAGAAATGGCATTGGATCATCTGCTTAAGAGGTCTCTGGATTATGAGAATTTGCATAAGGAAGATTGTTTACTGCGGCAGCAGCGTCTTTTTCGCGACTTGTTGGCGGGCCATCTGTATTTAACGGACGAAGAATTCAAGCAGAAGCTTGCGGATTTGAGCCTGCCTGAAGCGTATGACCGGCTAGGGGTTATCGTGGTGGAAATTGATCATTATTCTGGCTTTACGGACAAATACAAGGTCAAGGATCAGCATTTGCTAAAATTTATTATCGAGAGCGCCTTTCGCGACCTAGGGCAAAACCATCATTCATTTGTTTGGGATGTCTGGATGGAGCCGCATCGAATCGCTTTTGTCATCCAGCATATTGCAGCCGATCCACGCAGCAGCAAAACGACGTCAGCCTACGCGGAGGAATTCCAAAAATGGATCAATCAGCATCTGGAGCTTACGATAACGATTGGGGTGGGCGCCGATTCCGATTCCATCGAAACCGTCGCGGATTCTTACCGCAATGCGCACGACAACGTTGAACTGAAAATGATTTTCGGAACGAATACGATCATTGATAATCGTAAGAGCGCCGGCAAATTGAGCCTGGATAATTACGTTTACCTGCAAGCTCTGGATCAGGCGGTTCAATCCTTCCGAATGAACGAGAGCGATTGGCGTGAGAAATTGACGCAGATTTTCACGGAATTAAGAAAGATGCGGTTTATGAAGCAAGACATGACTGGGCTTGTAAATATTTTTGCCAAGCGGATGGATCAGACGGTTAACGCGTTATCAGCGAACATTCAACAAATTTGGAAGCAGGATTTTCAGCATCGGTTCGCCCACCTGAACGAAACGGCAGAAACGCTGGATGAGTTCGAATATCAGTTCATGGGGATCATGGCGATGTTCGAGGCTTGTGTTGATGAGGACCGGCAGGCTAGAAGACATCACAGCATTGCGATGCAAGCCAAAGGCTATATTGACGCGCATTTTGCCGATCCGGATCTGTCCCTGGCCCGGGTAAGCGATATTTTCAAACTCCAGCCAAGCGCTCTTAGCCTGTTATTTAAAGAGGAACTGGGCGAAAAATTCGTTGATTATGTGTTGAAGATCAGAATGCAGCAGGCCAAACGGCTATTAATAGAAACAGAGGA